The Gracilimonas sp. genome includes a region encoding these proteins:
- the rpmE gene encoding 50S ribosomal protein L31, which produces MKKGIHPDYKEITVVMSDGTEVQTRSTMDTKDGVYRSEVDSKNHPFYTKSNTFTSTAGRVDRFKRRYGKGDDK; this is translated from the coding sequence ATGAAAAAAGGAATTCATCCAGATTACAAAGAAATTACGGTAGTGATGAGCGATGGTACCGAGGTACAAACCCGCAGCACTATGGATACCAAAGACGGAGTGTATCGCAGCGAGGTTGACTCTAAAAACCATCCATTCTACACCAAGAGTAACACTTTTACGTCTACAGCCGGACGTGTTGACCGCTTTAAGCGTCGATACGGTAAAGGCGACGACAAGTAA
- a CDS encoding anthranilate synthase component I family protein, whose protein sequence is MKKAEQYISALMRRSRDAGDVILLESQMPGHPASTKSFLAMQPKSWIKARGNEIEIWDGESVQMFTGNPWEYLSRFKEEHNEWLFGYLGYDLKNHVENLQSDNNELINAPDLYFMVPGTLIEIDAAGKIKFMKGEPNEASEKGFEPGEISITPIRQISEPEYIRKVEQAKKDIYEGRYYEINLSHPLEFEIKGDSWDLYEAMKAAGPVPFGGYANIGGLSICCSSPERFLARTANRVWSQPIKGTASRKAGGKALLDIEKLRQSEKERAENLMIVDLVRNDLSRVAEIQSVKVSNLFEIQSFETVHQMVSTVECTVPDHTDSIEIIKSCFPMGSMTGAPKIASMKAIEKYEDYKRGIYSGAMGYMKPNGDFDFNVVIRTAISEGDKLVYPVGGAITSDSDPKAEWEETLIKARAITNIFENFEEAE, encoded by the coding sequence ATGAAAAAAGCAGAACAATACATATCGGCTTTAATGCGCAGATCACGGGATGCAGGGGATGTCATTTTGCTTGAATCACAAATGCCCGGTCACCCGGCAAGCACGAAAAGCTTTCTGGCGATGCAACCTAAGTCATGGATAAAAGCCAGGGGTAATGAAATCGAGATATGGGACGGGGAGTCGGTACAAATGTTTACAGGCAATCCTTGGGAATACCTGAGCCGGTTCAAAGAAGAGCATAACGAATGGTTGTTTGGCTATCTGGGATATGATCTTAAAAACCATGTTGAGAACCTGCAGTCTGATAATAACGAGCTGATAAACGCGCCTGATTTATACTTCATGGTTCCCGGGACCTTAATTGAGATTGATGCAGCCGGCAAGATCAAATTTATGAAGGGCGAACCGAATGAGGCGTCGGAAAAAGGCTTTGAGCCCGGAGAAATATCCATCACCCCAATAAGACAGATTTCTGAACCTGAATACATCCGGAAGGTAGAGCAGGCGAAGAAGGATATTTATGAAGGCAGGTATTACGAAATAAACTTGTCTCACCCCCTGGAGTTTGAAATAAAAGGCGATAGCTGGGATTTGTATGAAGCCATGAAAGCAGCAGGCCCGGTTCCTTTTGGAGGTTATGCAAATATCGGAGGCCTTTCTATTTGTTGTTCATCTCCTGAACGATTCTTAGCCAGGACAGCTAATCGTGTTTGGTCACAACCTATAAAAGGAACTGCATCAAGGAAAGCCGGAGGCAAGGCACTGCTTGATATCGAAAAACTGCGACAATCAGAGAAAGAGAGGGCGGAAAACCTGATGATTGTTGACCTGGTAAGAAATGATCTCAGTCGGGTAGCGGAAATCCAAAGCGTGAAAGTGTCAAATTTATTCGAAATCCAGAGCTTTGAGACGGTGCATCAAATGGTATCTACGGTTGAGTGTACCGTGCCCGATCACACCGACAGCATCGAGATTATAAAGAGTTGCTTTCCTATGGGATCCATGACGGGAGCGCCGAAGATCGCTTCCATGAAGGCCATCGAGAAGTACGAAGATTACAAACGCGGAATCTATTCCGGGGCTATGGGTTATATGAAGCCTAACGGCGATTTTGATTTTAATGTGGTCATCAGAACGGCTATTTCGGAGGGTGATAAGCTGGTTTATCCGGTGGGAGGGGCAATCACCAGCGACTCGGACCCAAAGGCGGAGTGGGAGGAGACGCTGATAAAAGCCCGGGCGATTACAAATATTTTCGAGAATTTCGAAGAAGCTGAATGA
- a CDS encoding sigma 54-interacting transcriptional regulator — MKASTLGELKESGWESISVKEEIRKNLIQKMRSGEELFPGILGYDKTVIPQVQHALLSRHDMILLGLRGQAKTRMLRLLVNFLDEYIPIVKGSEINDDPLNPLSKYAKELVEEKGDDTPIDWLHRSYRYGEKLATPDTTVADLIGDIDPIKAATKKLTLADQNVINFGLIPRTNRGIFVINELPDLQPRIQVALLNIMQERDIQIRGFNVRIPLDVSMAFSANPEDYTNRGNIITPLKDRIDSQIITHYPKELGVGINITRQEAWQERESGIKIHIPDLYREVIEKAAFEARESEYVDQKSGVSTRMTITALEQVVSSAERRAILNNEKETTVRIADLYHMVPALTGKIELVYEGEQEGAISVAKHILGKAVSKMFKSHFPDPQSKAEDKKSTYKEIMDWFADGNEISISDTLSNKEYETSLNRVEGLKELVQSQVPDAGSSETLIWMDFVLEALHQNSMLSKQDLDDQTLYTDMLGSMFSSLGDIDEEGYDEFE, encoded by the coding sequence ATGAAGGCGAGTACATTAGGTGAACTTAAGGAAAGTGGTTGGGAATCAATATCGGTAAAGGAAGAGATACGGAAGAATTTAATACAGAAGATGAGATCCGGTGAAGAGCTTTTTCCCGGAATACTCGGATACGATAAAACAGTAATTCCACAAGTTCAGCACGCACTTCTTTCCCGGCACGATATGATTCTTCTTGGGTTGCGTGGGCAGGCAAAAACCCGAATGTTAAGGCTGCTGGTTAATTTTCTGGATGAGTATATCCCCATCGTTAAAGGCTCGGAAATCAATGACGATCCGCTTAACCCACTGTCGAAATACGCCAAAGAATTAGTTGAGGAAAAGGGTGACGATACGCCCATCGACTGGCTTCACCGTTCTTACCGTTATGGCGAGAAACTGGCCACCCCGGATACAACGGTTGCAGATTTGATTGGCGATATTGACCCGATTAAAGCAGCTACTAAGAAATTGACGCTCGCTGATCAAAATGTGATCAATTTTGGGCTGATTCCCCGAACCAACCGCGGGATTTTTGTAATCAATGAGCTGCCCGATCTTCAACCCAGAATACAGGTGGCGTTGTTGAACATCATGCAGGAGCGGGATATTCAGATTCGAGGATTTAATGTCAGAATTCCTTTAGATGTATCGATGGCATTTTCTGCAAATCCTGAGGATTACACAAACCGTGGAAATATAATTACCCCACTCAAAGACCGAATCGACTCTCAGATAATTACTCACTATCCTAAAGAACTGGGCGTAGGAATAAATATAACCCGACAGGAAGCCTGGCAGGAACGGGAAAGTGGAATCAAAATTCACATTCCCGATTTATATCGTGAAGTAATTGAAAAAGCCGCTTTTGAAGCACGCGAATCCGAGTATGTTGATCAAAAAAGTGGTGTTTCCACCCGGATGACCATCACCGCTCTGGAACAGGTGGTATCCTCCGCAGAACGCCGGGCCATTCTCAATAATGAGAAAGAGACAACGGTTCGAATCGCTGATTTATATCACATGGTTCCCGCACTCACCGGCAAAATCGAACTGGTGTATGAAGGTGAGCAGGAAGGAGCTATCAGCGTTGCAAAACATATTCTGGGCAAAGCAGTAAGTAAGATGTTTAAGTCACACTTTCCCGATCCACAGTCTAAAGCCGAAGATAAGAAATCGACCTACAAAGAAATTATGGATTGGTTTGCTGACGGCAATGAAATCAGTATTTCAGATACCCTTTCAAATAAAGAGTATGAGACATCGCTGAACAGAGTGGAAGGGCTGAAGGAATTGGTTCAGTCTCAGGTTCCCGATGCCGGTTCATCCGAAACATTAATCTGGATGGATTTTGTGTTGGAAGCGCTGCATCAGAACTCGATGCTTAGCAAGCAAGACCTGGACGACCAAACATTGTACACCGATATGTTAGGTTCTATGTTCTCCTCGCTGGGAGATATAGACGAAGAAGGCTACGATGAATTTGAGTGA